From Podospora bellae-mahoneyi strain CBS 112042 chromosome 5, whole genome shotgun sequence:
GAATGTGATCGCCATACTGTCATCGTTCGAATGTTAGGAGGGGTTGCTCGCCGGGGGGTGGTCGTTTGGCCAGTTTAAGACCGGGGGTTGGCTTACATCGAGGTACCCAAACTAAGTGATGGAATTGTCAGAATGACTCCCATTGTAAAAGCAGAGGGCACTTTGAAAGTATCACTTACTTGACCTCACCCTTCTTCAACCGGTCCATATCAACATGGATGCCATCTGCAAGGTACCATGGTTAGCAACAGGGACGAGACGATGTGGAGACGGTAACCGGGAGTTGCGATGTCACTGACCTTCGCTCAGGCAACCCGATGTACCGAATTCCATTTTTGAAGTGTGGGTTTGTAATTGTCGATCTGAAGTCGTCGATGGAAAGAGGGGGGCAATCGGAGCGAGTCGTCAGTCGTCGAGAATGGAGATGTTCGTGGGGTGTGTGGCATTCGTCGAGTGATGTTCGAAGTTAGCAACTGGAGCTTGGAGCTCCTCCCAAGCTCAAGGCAGCTCAGACACGCACGCGCGCCTTGCCTGGCGGGCGGGTTGATGCGCATCACGTGGGGAGCTGATAAGAAGGCTTATCGGGTCTTATTGCTCCTATCACTTACAGCCAGCCCCTTGGCAGAACGCACGATGGATAAATGAATGCATGTAACAAGCGGGGTATCCTCTACTATGTACACGATAACCTGACCATGAATGACCTCATTTTTGAGTCCAGAATGTTAACCAAAGCCTTCCCAATGCGAGGTCCTGTTCGATCTCTCCGGATCACTCAGATCCTGTCGAAGCCCTCGTCAAAATCCCAGCACCCTCATCAGAGTCCAACGCTATCAACATCTCCCCGTCCCCGACTTCCAAAACCACCTCACAAAAAAATatccgaaaaaaaaaaaaactccccaactccaacccaaGTATTCCGACCACAGTCTACTCAACCCCCCctaaccaacccctcctccctctccaaactaaccccctccccaacctcaatctcataccccctcctcctttccttgccaccatccccttccttcttcttccccttcccatcatccccacaCCCACAATCATAAAAATCCCCAATATTATTACAATCAAAcaactccttcctcaacctcctaTTAACCTCATTATGCACAAAACAAGCCCACCCCGCCGCATTATTCCGACTGCTCACCTGAGGCGGGTATCTCTCCAGCAGCTTCTGAAAGTGCGAAGCACAGTCCCCACAGGGGTACAACCTCGCAAACAACTGTATATACGTCCTCAGCGCAAGACTATCATCCGCCGTCGGCTCCTCCGGAAACCGCGCCATCATCGTGTGGAACAACTTCCACGACGCGCGGCCGAGTTCCGCTCTTTAAATCTCACCAATCAGCAATTGTTCTTCCTCAGCATGCAAAAAGCGGAGGACTCACTTCGCAGTCGCATTCTCCAACTTGGGCGCAATAGATCCACCCTTTAGAATGCTCTCCGAAAGGGCACCATCAGcaccgttgctgttgtggctgctgctcttccTCCACGTCTCGTCGGATAATATCCTCGTGGGGTCCCgtccgccgccgctgctgctcgaAACAAAGTACGTCATGGTCAAAAAGAACATGACGCCCACCAGCAGGAGCGTTATGTGTTGTCGTCGCGCCATGGTTTTTCCGCAACCGTCTCGTCGCGCCCGCAGGGTGGCTTGGCCCAATAAATAAAAGGGATTCACAGTGGATTCGGTGATGTCGAGAAATGGAGTTTTGGGCGCAACGTGGAGGGCCAAAAGAGGCGGCAACGAACCGTGGTCGATCTAGctctgaaaaaaaaaaatgggtTTTAATGAATGACGGGAAAATAATGCACGGCAAGAAAATGGCTGAAGCTTATTGAAGGATGGGAAAAACGACCCGATCAGATGGTTCAAAGGAATTGGAGTGTATGTCAGATGTTCGGCGCTGGTGGCCAATGCACCAGTGGCTGATCCCCTAGCCAGGGGTCTGCAGCCGGATCACCCCACCCTTCTCGCGGCAGACATTGCTTGAAACAGGGGTTCAATCGAGCCCAGAGGAGTCAAGCTTTCTCGAAGCCCACTTGCAACATCATGTAACCAAAATCATCATCTCTATTATCCAAACAACCTCTTACATTTCATGTAGATTCAATTTGAAACAAGTTCGAATaaaaaacccaaaacccTCTCTAACCAAAACCCCATCTCTTTATACATCATCCAACCTCCCGCCCCCGTTCAAGATCATGAACTCCTAAGCAAAACCTGGTAAGCCCCCGTCATCAATAAATCCCAGCATAAAACGTCAAATCCCACCTCCCATTCTCTGTCACAATCACCGGCTTAACATCTTCAACAATAAAAGCCTCCCTCAACGGGTCCAACACCTTGAGCTCCCACCTCATCGCCTCTTCATTAGCCTCAGACCCAACAGTCTTGCCCAGCACAAGACTCCCATTCGCCTTTCTCGCCAGCGCACCCTCTGGCGCTTCCCTGAGAATGTTTCGACTGAACCCAGTCACCACCGCACTCCCATCCGTAGCAAGCATCACCGCTCCCCCATCACACCCCTCAAGCAGCGAGACGTCTCCCCAAGACCGCGTTGACGAGTTCGACGCCGTGGTATTGTCTTGCGCTTCCCAAGCCACCTCGATCCAAGTTCCCAGATTGTGCCTGGCCGTCCCGTCAAGGTTCTCGTCCAGCCTGCCACGAACGATGCGACCTGAAAAGGTAGGGCAGACCGAAATGAAGACTGTCTCGCCAGGATGGAGCTTGCGGGTACAAATACTATTGTCAATGACAAGTCCAACCAAAGTTGTGTCGGGGCGGGCTTACCAATGTATACTTCCACGGAGTCTCATCACGCGCGTTTTCGTACAAAAAGTAGTAGTGATTTTGGTGCGTGTTGCTGTAGTCGGCGTCGCGCATTGTCACGCCCGGGCCGCCGTCATCCACATCTCCCACTGCCACCAAAAATATTCAGTCATTCGCCTAGAAGATGGGTTGTCTAGGACGCACAAGTGTAGATGGGTGTATCTGAGCGAGATCCACACGTGAAGGTGGCATTGGCGTGGCTAGAGGGTAGCAGAAGGCTAGAGTTTTGGAATGTGGTGTTCCAGTTGAGGACGCTGTGCAGGTAGGGCCGTGGAGGGATGAGGACAGGGCTTGCCGAAGTAGCAGGAAGTACGGCTAGGAGAGTGGGGAGAGTACCCAAAAAGCGTGGGAAGGTCATGATGTGTAGATTGATGAAAACAGACGGAACCAATGTGAGAGACGTCGCGGGTTATATGGTGTGAGATGATTGGATTTGGCGTGGAAGATGTAGgggataggtaggtatgttgGGAAGAATGTTGTCGAGGAGAGATTCAATGACTGGCCCTGTCGACTTTTGGGAGATCTTGTGGCGGTGGGCATTGGATTGTGCGTCCGTCCTTTCCCTGGATATCATGGGAGAAGGACTCGGTCTGGCAAAGTAACGTCGCAAAGCTCCTTCTTGCCAATGCAAGAATTCAAGGGATGAACAGGGACCTGCAAGAGCGTCCAGGTAAGGCTCTGAAGGGAAGAGCTCACTGAATTCAAGCGACAGTGAATAGTGACTGCCAATTTACATTCAAGCTGTTATCAGCTGCCGCGTTACGCATGAGCAAAGTTTCATAATGTCTCGGGAGATATGCTATACATTTCCAAGGACCTTCTGCCCAGATACATGACAGGGCAACAAACATCAGGCCCAACCCATAGCACCAACTTGAAAGTCTATCCAGAACCCACAGCAAGATACATGAATCAAGAACCTCCTAACCATATTCCGCCAACTCACATGGCATTCTTGCCCTCGAAAACCGTCCTCATCGCCTCCGGTGCATCCTTCGGGTCCATAATCATGTCCACACACTGCGGCACCACCGAGTCACAAAATTCCCCAGCACTCAGTAGCTCATCTAATTCCTCCGCCGTTGTGACTTTATACCCCTTGACCCGCGGCTCAACATCAAGCGCAAAAGCCTTGAACAGAGCGGCATAGTCCCACATAGGGATGTCGTTATACTTTGCGTCCCACCCGCGAAAGTAGCGCTCAATGGTGTACCTGTGCCTCGTGTCAGCAAAAGGTCACTCAAGCTTATGCATCATGGAAAAGGATTTACCCGTAGTTATTCAGCGCAAACACCACCGGAACAATCCCATATCTTGTGAGCATAGAGAAAGCCTGCACCGTAAGTTGCAGGCTCCCCTCCCCTgtcaccagcaccagtcGCTTGTATTTGCCTGTCTCCTTGGCAGCAATGGCGGCACCGGCCGCAGCCCCAGCTGCGTAGCCTATGCTGCCGTAGACGGATTGTGTCCAGGCGTGACACCCAGAAGGGAAACGGGTGGCGGTGATACCGACCTGAGCGGTGCCGGTTTCGGTGATGACGAGATCACCTGGCCGGAGGTAGGAGGTGAGGCGGGACCAGAGCCAGTCGTGCTCTATCTTGTTACTTGCTGGGAGAGAGAGTTGCTGATCGACCTGGAGATTTTGTTTCGTGCGCTGGGCCAACGGGTAGTGCGAAGATAGGGCTGGAATGAGCTTGGGCAGAACATGATTGATTCTAGCGTCGTATTTAGTCGCCCCAATATTGACAAAGAATCGTTGAAGATCGATGATGGTGCAGTGATCGAGCTTTTCGGTGAAGATACCCCTATAGTTGATAATATGTCAGTTGTTCTCCTCGCTTGAAAGAATCGAGGCGGGAATATGACCTACGTGTTGAAATCAGACGGGTAGTTCCCCAGCCACAAGATGCAGTCTGCCTCTTGCACAAGTCCAATGGCACTCCTCGGCCACGACCCTTCGCCAGCATAACAGCCCTGGTAGTAAGGgctcatctcatcagcaaTACCTTTGCCCAACCCAGTCACAAGAAATGGTATTTTGAGGGCTTGTATTAGAGGATCGACATGTTCAGCCCAGCTCGCCCTTGCAGCTCCACCATCCACAATCAAGATTGGGGATTTTGCCAACTCTAGCTGGTTGACTATCTCGGTGGTGACAGCAGCCTCAGACTCGGGAGCACTTGGTGGCAAGCATCGAGCGAGTTTTGTACCAAGATACTCACTGGATACCTTTGCATAGGCAATATCTTCAGAGATGCCAATGTATCCAGGTTTAGAATGGAAAATCATTGCGTTCACAACACGGTCGATCTCAGCCGCAGCAGTAGTCGGGTCGTCAAGGACGGTAGTTGCGTAACACAACTCGGAGGAGATCCTTTGGTAATGGCTAAAAGCCACATGTCAACTCATCATGTCTCGACAAGGTAAGACCAGGTGCTAAGGGTATACTCAAACTTTCCATCCCCCAAGGTATGATGAAGGATCTTTCCGCTCTTCTGTGCTGGAGTGGTGGGATATCCAACAATGTGAAGGACAGGAACAGACTCGCAGTATGATCCTCCGATACCACACAGAGCACTCAGTTCTCCAGGACCAAATGTGGTCACCAGAGCGCCAAGTCCATTGAGGCGCGCATAACCATCAGCAGCGTAGGCTCCGATCAGTTCGTTCGGTGCGCCGACCCAGGAGAGGCCGAGAGGTTCGACGAGATCGAGAAGGGCTAGTTCAAAATCTGCCAGGCAACTCAGCATGGCTATAAgacctggtggtggttcagAACCGGACACATACCACCGGGAACGCCAAAGACAGTCTCGATGCCGAGCTGTTTGAGCCGGAGGAAGAGGTACTCTCCAATGAGGATTTCTGGCATTGTGGTTGAACCGTGAGGTGTGATTGTAGACGGAGTCTGGAAATCGCAGGCGTGTATGTATGATTGTCATATGTTCGAGTGATCAAGTAGAATCTTTGCATAAGTTGTAATGTTTGATGCCATATACTACCATTGGATGGCTTCCCAACGATCTTAAGTAATCCATCATAGCCTGTCTTGGGACTGCATCGTCGCAAAAAGACGTCATTGTCGCAATCAAGGAAATGGTGATCAATGTCAGACGAcgtcgaggtggaggttggcggagCCGGCATCGACGATGTCGGTGTAGAAGTTTCCTCGGTTGGATATGTCGGCGTGCCCGTCGGTCATCGGGGTAGTAACTGGCCGTGTCGGTTGCCGGCTACCTACACGAGAGTTGCATGATCGGTGCAAAGTTGGGATTTCTGCCGATGTATGCGGGTTGCTGACTGAAGTGGTGATTTGGGAAGGAACCAATCACAGACAAAATCTCAACCACACgcgttaaaaaaaaaacctagATCATAGTAGAGAAaggcttggtgatgggttggatgaTGTCTCTTTGCATTAGATATTGCTAGAGTTATTATTCAAGCCCCTTGGCTGAGCATCTCCCACTGATCCGACACACTCTCCGATGTTGGTGTGAGGAGGGCATAGCTGTCACTGTCGCTGTTCCTGCTCCCGGTCTCGGTCTCGACTGCCACTCTCACCAGAGCCCAGCTGTTTCCGAGatcctcaccctcagccCACTCTTCACTTGTTGTAGGGGAAGTGTCTCTCGTCCCACCCTGGCTGCTCCTCCCTTTTCCACGACCTCGCTTCCGTGGCTTGACCTTGATCTGATATTCCCACtgcccttcccccctctcaacatcctcaaacccaaacccaaccctctgCACCGCTTCACAATCCCCAACAGACCCTTCAACAGCCAGACTCTGCCcagcttccacctcctccaccagtTGCCTCCACAGCTTCCCAAaaaccaacctcccatccctctcatcctcaaacgGCAACCTCCAGCTTTTGTCCGCGGCAATTTCCCGCCCCTCAATCAAGTTATTCCTCGTCCATTccttctttccctcctcaaaGAAGTCCCTCTTCATTTTCTCGCAGTAATCACAGCAATACAGCGAGCTACACCTCGTCTTGAACATTTTCTCCAAAACAGGAATGTAGTGCGGCCTGATCAGCAACCCACTTCTCATGTTCAAGGCTTTTCTGTAAGCGTAAGGTTGATTTGCCTTTTTGAGTCGCTGCGCGTTGGTCTTGAGCTTGGGGAAGTTCCAGGAGCGGTCGAAGAAGACGTCTTCGTAGTCGGAGATGTGGCTTTGGATGCGGTAGAGATCCTGCCTGTTGCGGCCCGGGAGGCCTACGCGGATGGTGTTTTTACCGTGAAtctttttggggttgggttggacgAGTTTGGTTTGGTCGAAGGGGATGTTGGAGGGTTCTTCTGGGTGGGGGATCTGGGAGGAGAGACGGGGGAGGTAGCGGGTTAGGGTGAGGGAtgtgaggtggttgtcgttTTCCATTTTGGCTGTCAGGATTGGGTTTTGGGACTGATTAAGGAGTGTGGGTTTGGATGGACGATGATGAGCATGGAGACACTGAGGTGGCAGCACGATGTTGATTTATACAATGTATTCATGGCACTAGCAATTGAGGACATCATGACGCCAGGGTTTGCTGGCGCCCTCTTCTCGCACAGCGAGCTCAGAGTGGCATGGTGCGGTCTTGGTATAACACGCCATTGGGTGGATTCGTCTTCGTGGCTGTGGCAGTGGTCTTAATCGCCAAAACAACCCTCAATTTccagcaacaagaagatAGAGCTAACCCTGCCATGCCGTTCCGTGAGTACAATTACCCTTGACGTCGTCAACTTTGATGCGGAGCAGTTTCTCTGCGTTTTTGTAGGCAATGGCCTCCAGCTGCTCCTGGTCGACCAGCCCGCttgcctccagctccttgaacCATGCCAACCCAACCTCATTGCTTGTAAAGGGATAGTCAATACTGTACAGGATGTGGTCAATGGGAGTGTTGGCCAAAATGCACCTCATAGGATCCAAGCTCCAAACACCGCTCGTCGTGACATAGATGTTCTCCCGATATACCGTTGTGAAGTTTCTCTGAGCCGTGCTCCATCTTCCACTAAGCCTGTCAATACGCTGCAGCATAAATGGTATCATTTCACCCATATGTCCAGCGATGATCTTCAACTTGGGTCTGCGATCAAACAGTCCAGAGGCAAACAGTCTCAAGACATGAAGCCCAGTGTCCTGGTGCCACCCCCAGCCAGAACTTCCCAGCGAGTTTGCAGCGATAGGGTCGAAGTTGCCTTGATATCGTGGAGCCATGTCTTCACTCGGCCAAGTGGGATGAAGGTAGACTGGAACATCGAATTCCTCTGCAACAGCCCAAAAAGCATCGTATTCCTTCCCATCAAAATAGCCCCCTTTGCCGTCGTGATTGTCGACCAAAGCACCCACAAAGCCGAGCTCCGCGACCGCCCTCCGGAACTCTGCTGCCGCTTCCGCCGGCTGAGACATGGGAGCAGTCGCAAAACCTGCCAATCTTCCTTTTGcattcttgacagcctcatAGACCTGATCGTTGGCTGACCTGCTGTAGTTGACGGGGTACGACCCTAACCCTGCGGCATGGCTAACAACTTGGATTGTGACATCTCCCTTGTCCATGTCGGAAAGTcggagagaggagaggttggtcaACTTTTCCATGACATTGGGGAGAAACTGTGTCTGCTCCTTGAACAGAGCCTTCATAGCATccggggtggtggcagaAGCGTAGTGCTCCTCGAGGGTTATGAGTGGAGGCATCTTGGCCAAGACgggaaggatgaggagtggAATAAATCGTAGGAATTCCATGATTGCAGACATTGTATCTACTTCTAAAGAAAAGAGACCGATGTACAACTAACCCCTAGCTTCGAAGTCTTTTCTCCCCGTTTTATCTTCCGATATTCATGTCGTCACAACATCAGCCATCGCATCGCAACTTCGCCATGCTTTCATCCGGTCTCACTCAAACAAACCCTGAGGTGAATGGTTTGTCTCGAATCAAAatcaagggttagggtcacACATGTTCCACCTCTGAACCCGAAGGTGCATCCACGTGATCCACTCCCACCCAATCCCTGTCTCCgccccacccacctcccaaacGCCCGGACCACATCCAAACCTGTCGGATCTTCAACTTTACGATATTCATCGACGATTCGGAACGAGACACCCGAGCGTCGGTGACGAACACACGCAAcacaaaccccccctccccccgatCGATCCAAGCCATGGCgagcatctccctcctcgcgCGCTCCATGCGtaccctctccctctcctcaacgACCACCCTCCGAACCGTTGCCCGTCCCAAGACCTCCACAGTCGCCACCAGATTCCAGACGACCCGGTCGCTCTCCTCCAAGTCGCACGGCCTATTTTGCTCGTGCTGCCGGCCGACCCTCTCCAAGATCGTTTCCCAGACTACACAGACGGCTCCAACATCGAATGGGGTTGCTGCCAGCAAGGCGGTGGGGGTGGCGGTTCAGCAGACGAGGGGGATGAAGGTTCACAGTTCCGTCAAGAAGAGGTGTGAGCACTGCAAGGTTTGTtttactactactactactactactaaTGGTCGGACGTGAGGGGAAAGGAGGAAACTTTGGCTGACAAGAGTGTGAAAAAAAGGTTGTGAGGCGAAAGGCGGGGAAGAGGCATCGGGGGTACATTTACATCATTTGCCCGGCGAATCCAAGACATAAGCAGCGCCAGGGTTAAGACGGTTGTTTTGTGAAGGGATGGATGATTGTACGATATACCCgaagttgggaggggagtcTACATGACGAGAGGCACAGAACCCAGATATGAGAGGGTCGTGCACAGTACGAGAGAAAGGTTACGGAGGGCAAGGTAAAATTGTCTCTTTTGCTTTATAGACCGTCAATATACCTTTCCATGCTCTCCCATTCTGTCTTGCCCGTTGAGAGGAGGTAGCGGATGTGGTCCTGTGGACGTAGTAGGGATTAGTCTTCACTGGGCCAAAACGTGGACTGGGAAAGAGGAGAAACAAACAAGATCAGTCACCCCTCGGTTTCTTTCAAACTCTTGCCGTGCAAAACGGCGGGTGTCAGCTCGGGTGGACGGGTCCGCAATGCGTCGAGTTGCGCGGAGGATATGTCTGTATAATGCCAAAGCCCGAGACCTTTGGACAAACTAGTTGAGCCCCGCAATCATCAGATTTGAACACGAGAGATATTGGCATTCATAGTGTGTAACTTCTACATACATGCTCCAAGCTCAACGTCGGCCCAAGCCTTGTTCGTGAAGAGCTGCTACCCGTCGCGTATGTGCGGAATACGGACCCCGCCGGGGCAAGAAAGTGGCGCATTAACGGCAGGTCTATGGAGAGACTTGAGGTCAAGGAAACACTTTACGGATAACAGCCATTGGGGGTTCTGTTGCTTGTTCAATGCGCCGTTCTTCTCAGTGGTGATATTcgaggtgttggtgggaaaAATTCGGGAGGCCAAAAACGTCATGGTCGCAGTGGGCTTTCAGTGAGTGACCCCCACGCTGAGGCTCTGGGCTGCAACGGACGGTGCCAAGACCAATCCCGCAGCAGCTCGGGCTCTCAGTCAGCTAGCTACGTGGTACCTTTGAGACGTGTCGCGACACGTCCTTTTATGTACCTTTATGGAAATCTCACTCTGGGGATATACTGAGAGCGCAAACACCTCACTTTTGACTTCAAGTGCTCGTCTCATTCTCTTTGCCTCACTGTGACTTTGCAGATTCTTATGATGAAGTCAAAGCGCTCGAGAGCAGCGACCAGCCCCATCGATGTTGCCAATCGCAAGACTGATGAAGAGTTTATTGCTGACTATTTACTTCCTGAGTGAGCACTCCTCTCTCATTTCTCTCTCCAACAATAACAGCCCTATCAGCCCCTCTTCAAAGTTGTTTGATCTCCCCAAGACAACATGTAACTTGAATCACCGTCGGGaattttctcttcttttgcccacccacccccactgACATAAGACCCAGCAACGCCAAGGAATCCTCCTGGGTGACAGCCTGGACTCACCCA
This genomic window contains:
- the PDC1 gene encoding Pyruvate decarboxylase 1 (EggNog:ENOG503NUUP; COG:E; COG:H), coding for MPEILIGEYLFLRLKQLGIETVFGVPGDFELALLDLVEPLGLSWVGAPNELIGAYAADGYARLNGLGALVTTFGPGELSALCGIGGSYCESVPVLHIVGYPTTPAQKSGKILHHTLGDGKFDHYQRISSELCYATTVLDDPTTAAAEIDRVVNAMIFHSKPGYIGISEDIAYAKVSSEYLGTKLARCLPPSAPESEAAVTTEIVNQLELAKSPILIVDGGAARASWAEHVDPLIQALKIPFLVTGLGKGIADEMSPYYQGCYAGEGSWPRSAIGLVQEADCILWLGNYPSDFNTGIFTEKLDHCTIIDLQRFFVNIGATKYDARINHVLPKLIPALSSHYPLAQRTKQNLQVDQQLSLPASNKIEHDWLWSRLTSYLRPGDLVITETGTAQVGITATRFPSGCHAWTQSVYGSIGYAAGAAAGAAIAAKETGKYKRLVLVTGEGSLQLTVQAFSMLTRYGIVPVVFALNNYGYTIERYFRGWDAKYNDIPMWDYAALFKAFALDVEPRVKGYKVTTAEELDELLSAGEFCDSVVPQCVDMIMDPKDAPEAMRTVFEGKNAM
- a CDS encoding hypothetical protein (COG:O; EggNog:ENOG503P480), giving the protein MARRQHITLLLVGVMFFLTMTYFVSSSSGGGRDPTRILSDETWRKSSSHNSNGADGALSESILKGGSIAPKLENATAKAELGRASWKLFHTMMARFPEEPTADDSLALRTYIQLFARLYPCGDCASHFQKLLERYPPQVSSRNNAAGWACFVHNEVNRRLRKELFDCNNIGDFYDCGCGDDGKGKKKEGDGGKERRRGYEIEVGEGVSLEREEGLVRGG
- a CDS encoding hypothetical protein (COG:J; EggNog:ENOG503P8H9); the encoded protein is MASISLLARSMRTLSLSSTTTLRTVARPKTSTVATRFQTTRSLSSKSHGLFCSCCRPTLSKIVSQTTQTAPTSNGVAASKAVGVAVQQTRGMKVHSSVKKRCEHCKVVRRKAGKRHRGYIYIICPANPRHKQRQG
- a CDS encoding hypothetical protein (EggNog:ENOG503P6TE) gives rise to the protein MTFPRFLGTLPTLLAVLPATSASPVLIPPRPYLHSVLNWNTTFQNSSLLLPSSHANATFTCGSRSDTPIYTLGDVDDGGPGVTMRDADYSNTHQNHYYFLYENARDETPWKYTLLHPGETVFISVCPTFSGRIVRGRLDENLDGTARHNLGTWIEVAWEAQDNTTASNSSTRSWGDVSLLEGCDGGAVMLATDGSAVVTGFSRNILREAPEGALARKANGSLVLGKTVGSEANEEAMRWELKVLDPLREAFIVEDVKPVIVTENGRWDLTFYAGIY
- a CDS encoding hypothetical protein (EggNog:ENOG503P6SZ; COG:S), whose product is MRHFLAPAGSVFRTYATGSSSSRTRLGPTLSLEHFVQRSRALALYRHILRATRRIADPSTRADTRRFARQEFERNRGVTDLDHIRYLLSTGKTEWESMERYIDGL
- a CDS encoding hypothetical protein (COG:S; EggNog:ENOG503NXIV) codes for the protein MSAIMEFLRFIPLLILPVLAKMPPLITLEEHYASATTPDAMKALFKEQTQFLPNVMEKLTNLSSLRLSDMDKGDVTIQVVSHAAGLGSYPVNYSRSANDQVYEAVKNAKGRLAGFATAPMSQPAEAAAEFRRAVAELGFVGALVDNHDGKGGYFDGKEYDAFWAVAEEFDVPVYLHPTWPSEDMAPRYQGNFDPIAANSLGSSGWGWHQDTGLHVLRLFASGLFDRRPKLKIIAGHMGEMIPFMLQRIDRLSGRWSTAQRNFTTVYRENIYVTTSGVWSLDPMRCILANTPIDHILYSIDYPFTSNEVGLAWFKELEASGLVDQEQLEAIAYKNAEKLLRIKVDDVKGNCTHGTAWQG